A single window of Kwoniella dejecticola CBS 10117 chromosome 8, complete sequence DNA harbors:
- a CDS encoding ATP synthase subunit beta, mitochondrial, whose amino-acid sequence MTLVSRSAIRLSRRGGQQLRNARANAAFFTTAANQASNVLPKFAASSSRVQVPKTSVNSTRTYATPSNLQTGAIKTVIGAVVDVHFDTENLPPILNALDVQFAEGQEKPEGGRLVLEVAQHLGENTVRCIAMDGTGGLVRGQKVVDTGAPIKIPVGPATLGRIMNVIGQPIDQRGPIKGVKEAPIHADAPEFVDQSTQAEVLETGIKVVDLLAPYARGGKIGLFGGAGVGKTVLIQELINNIAKAHGGYSVFTGVGERTREGNDLYHEMRETGVINLEGDSKVALVFGQMNEPPGARARVALTGLTIAEYFRDEEGQDVLLFIDNIFRFTQAGSEVSALLGRIPSAVGYQPTLSTDMGGMQERITTTKKGSITSVQAVYVPADDLTDPAPATTFAHLDATTVLSRSIAELGIYPAVDPLDSKSRMLDPRVVGQKHYNIATRTQQILQSYKSLQDIIAILGMDELSEEDKLTVERARKIQRFMSQPFAVAQVFTGIEGRLVPLKETINAFEEILEGKHDHISENSFYMVGGIEDVKAKHEKSLKEQGN is encoded by the exons ATGACTCTCGTCTCTAGATCAGCTATCCGTCTCTCAAGACGAGGTGGTCAACAGCTCAGAAACGCCCGTGCCAACGCGGCTTTCTTCACCACCGCTGCCAACCAAGCTTCAAACGTTCTCCCAAAGTTcgctgcttcctcttccagagTCCAAGTCCCTAAAACTT CCGTAAACTCTACCAGAACCTACGCTACCCCTTCCAACCTCCAAACCGGTGCTATCAAGACCGTCATCGGTGCCGTCGTCGATGTCCACTTCGACACTGAGAACCTTCCCCCTATCCTCAACGCCCTCGATGTGCAATTCGCTGAGGGCCAAGAGAAGCCCGAAGGTGGTCGATTGGTGCTCGAAGTAGCTCAACATTTGGGTGAAAACACTGTCAGATGTATTGCTATGGACGGTACTGGTGGTCTCGTTCGAGGTCAAAAGGTCGTCGACACTGGTGCTCCCATCAAGATCCCAGTCGGTCCCGCTACCCTTGG TCGAATCATGAACGTCATTGGTCAACCCATTGATCAACGAGGTCCTATCAAGGGAGTCAAGGAGGCCCCCATCCACGCCGATGCTCCTGAATTCGTTGATCAATCTACCCAAGCCGAAGTGCTCGAGACCGGTATCAAGGTCGTCGATCTCCTTGCCCCTTACGCCAGAGGTGGTAAGATCGGTCTTTTCGGTGGTGCCGGTGTCGGTAAGACCGTATTGATTCAAGAATTGATCAACAACATCGCCAAGGCCCATGGTGGTTACTCCGTGTTCACCGGTGTCGGTGAGAGAACCCGAGAAGGTAACGATTTGTACCACGAAATGAGAGAGACTGGTGTTATCAACCTCGAAGGTGACTCCAAGGTAGCTCTTG TGTTCGGTCAAATGAACGAGCCCCCTGGAGCTCGAGCCCGAGTTGCTCTTACCGGTCTTACCATCGCCGAATACTTCCGAGACGAGGAGGGACAAGATGTGTTGTTGTTCATTGACAACATTTTCCGATTCACCCAAGCCGGTTCCGAGGTGTCTGCCTTGTTAGGTCGTATCCCATCCGCTGTAGGATACCAACCTACTCTTTCCACCGATATGGGTGGTATGCAAGAGCgaatcaccaccaccaagaAGGGATCTATCACTTCCGTGCAAGCCGTCTACGTACCTGCCGATGATTTGACCGATCCTGCTCCTGCCACCACCTTTGCCCACTTGGACGCCACCACTGTGTTGTCTCGATCCATCGCCGAGTTGGGTATCTACCCCGCCGTGGACCCTCTTGATTCCAAATCCCGAATGTTGGACCCTCGAGTTGTTGGTCAAAAACACTACAACATCGCTACTCGAACTCAACAAATCCTCCAATCTTACAAGTCTCTCCAAGATATCATTGCCATTTTGGGTATGGATGAGTTGTCGGAAGAGGACAAGCTTACCGTCGAGAGAGCCCGAAAGATCCAAAGATTCATGTCTCAACCTTTCGCCGTCGCTCAAGTCTTCACTGGTATCGAAGGTCGATTGGTACCCCTCAAGGAGACCATCAACGCTTTCGAGGAAATCCTTGAAGGTAAACACGATCACATCTCTGAAAACTCTTTCTACATGGTCGGTGGTATCGAGGATGTCAAGGCTAAGCACGAGAAGTCCCTCAAGGAGCAAGGTAACTAA